The genomic segment CACGAGGCCCGCGAAGATACCGTGCTCTTTCCCGCGCTGCACAAGATCGTTTCCGAGCACGAGTACGACGCCATGGGCGAGCAGTTCGAGAAGATCGAGCGCACCACTTTCGGAGGCGACGGTTTCGACATCTACCTCGACAAAGTCGAAGCCCTCGAAAAGCAGCTCAACATCTACGACCTCGCCCAGTTCACGCCGAAGGTGTGATCGAGAGAACGGACTCACTAGTGCCGAAAAACCGGCATAGGGAAGAGTGCCGACTACTCGCTCGGAACGGCGAATCGGCGTGAGCCGCTAAACTGCAAACGATGAGATACAGGCTAGTATTCGTGCTGTCTTCACGCCGATCCCAAACGGAGGAAATTGCTCGGCGGCAGATCAGCACTCTGGTCAATTTCGGTGATGGCATCGTGTGTCCAGACAAATGGGGAACATTCGAGCCGCTGAAAACGCCATTCAACGCCGAAGATATAGACATCCCTGTTCAGGGCCTTTCAAAGCCTCAGGGCAACTTCCACTATCGCAAGGGAAAGCCCGTCCAGCTCAGCGGTGAAATCTATAACCGGACGCATCCTTCCACAGCGCGGTTTCCCTCACCCCTGTTCACCAATTATTGGGTTGGTCGCTTTGAAGGCAAGTGGGTTGATCGCGTGGGCATTCGCACGGTTCGGGAGTGTGTCTCCGAGATGTTCATGGTTTCCGGTGCGGACTTTGGTTTCCTCACGACGGAAGCTGACATGGAAGCGAAGAACCAGCGGAAGCCGGTCATGAGCTATCAGGGTCTCACCCTCGATTCGGGGATTCCGGGCATGTATTGGATCAATTTCTTTAGCGAGGGTTTGGCAAAGTGGCTCGGCATAGACAGTTTTCCAAAAAGACTCGCGGCATCGAAACAGCTGGCTGGTAGCGGCGTGTTGCTTGAGTTTTGCGAGTCTCCGGGGGAGTGCCGAGACATAGAGGCGATTCAAAGGCAGCGCACAGCAATCGAGTGGTTGGGGCCAGAGAAGTTTTTCGATATTCGCTTTCCGAACCGCAGTGCGACCTTACCGTGGGAGTCCATCCCGATTCCGGATATCCTATCGTCCGACTGAACGTCGCCGAGACGCTCTCTCCAGCGCGTTCGCTGCGTTCCGGGCGAGTGACCGCCTACTCGTCAGTTACCATTTCGCAACTGACGAGCGGCCTGACGACCGTCCTGGCTCCGCCACGATGGGGTAACCATCCCGTTCACTCCCTCACGCCCTCCGCTGCGCGACAATAAGAACGATGGCTAAGAAACTCCGCGTTGGCATTCTCTTCGGCGGCCGCAGCGGCGAGCACGAAGTCTCGCTCCTCTCCGCCGCCTCCGTCCTCAAGGCAATCGACCGCAAGAAGTTCGACGTGGTGCCCATCGGCATCACCAAGCAGGGCCACTGGCTGGCCCCCGGCGACGCGCACAGCTTACTCGCGGGCGACACGAGCGCGGTTGCACGCCGGCTGCGCGCAGGCGATCCGGAAGCGACGCCCGGCGCCAAGCTGCTGCATGAGGGCATTCCGACGTTGATGGTGCCGGAGCCCGCGAATGGCGAGTCTGCAGCGAAAGCCGCTCTCTCGCCTGCCAGTCCGGCCATGCTCGATGTTGTTTTTCCCGTCCTTCACGGCACCTTCGGCGAAGACGGCACCATTCAGGGCCTCTTCGAGCTCGCCGGCATCCCCTACGTCGGCTCCGGCGTCCTCGGCTCCTCAGCCGGCATGGACAAGGATGTGATGAAGCGCCTGTTCGCCCAGGCCGGACTGCCGATTGTGAAGCACGTCACTATCCTGCGCAGCGAGTGGGAGAAGTCGCCGAAGAAGGCCATTGCGCAGATCGAAAAGGTGCTGAAATATCCGGTGTTCGTGAAGCCCGCGAATCTCGGCTCGTCAGTCGGCATCAGCAAGGCGCACGATCGCAAAACCCTAGGCCCGGCACTGGACGAGGCAGCCAAATACGACCGAAAGCTCGTCATCGAACAGGGCGTCGGCGGAGAACTTCGCAAAGGCAAGCTGGGCCCCAAGGCCCGCGAGCTTGAAGTGGCCGTGCTGGGCAATGACGATCCCAAGGCCAGCGTGGTCGGCGAGATCATTCCCGGCAAGGAGTTCTACGACTACGAAGCCAAGTACCTCTCGGAGGGCTCCGTTCCGATCATTCCCGCCAAGCTGACCAGGGCGGAATCGAAGCAGATTCGCGAGATGGCGGTCGCCGCCTTTCGCGCTTGCGATCTGGCGGGCCTGGCGCGTGTCGACTTCCTCATGGAGCCGTCCGGCAAGCGCCGCATCTACATCAACGAGGTCAACACGCTGCCCGGCTTCACCCAGATCAGCATGTATCCGAAGCTGTGGGAGGCGACTGGCGTGCCCTACACGGAACTGATCACGCGGCTGATCGAGTTCGCCCTGGAGCGCGACTGCGAGAAGAAGCGCAACAGCTATAGCCGAGACGACAAGTGATCGGGTGATCAAGTGGTTAGTTGGTCATGCCGG from the Occallatibacter riparius genome contains:
- a CDS encoding D-alanine--D-alanine ligase family protein; its protein translation is MAKKLRVGILFGGRSGEHEVSLLSAASVLKAIDRKKFDVVPIGITKQGHWLAPGDAHSLLAGDTSAVARRLRAGDPEATPGAKLLHEGIPTLMVPEPANGESAAKAALSPASPAMLDVVFPVLHGTFGEDGTIQGLFELAGIPYVGSGVLGSSAGMDKDVMKRLFAQAGLPIVKHVTILRSEWEKSPKKAIAQIEKVLKYPVFVKPANLGSSVGISKAHDRKTLGPALDEAAKYDRKLVIEQGVGGELRKGKLGPKARELEVAVLGNDDPKASVVGEIIPGKEFYDYEAKYLSEGSVPIIPAKLTRAESKQIREMAVAAFRACDLAGLARVDFLMEPSGKRRIYINEVNTLPGFTQISMYPKLWEATGVPYTELITRLIEFALERDCEKKRNSYSRDDK